The following proteins are co-located in the Nitrospirota bacterium genome:
- a CDS encoding biopolymer transporter ExbD yields the protein MARHFHYKRRRGQEPPATDIMHVLNLTPMMDILTVLVVFLLVTAVFMSITVMELSIPTSADRPAAGKPNIAIEVIIRKTGLQISNGTTVQATIPKKGDVYDIEVLSKMLVRLKEQYPEKQDATVLTEPTIEYDYLIQVMDAVRVAEVRSEGNKEARKIVLFPNISLGDAP from the coding sequence ATGGCCAGACACTTTCACTATAAAAGGAGACGGGGGCAGGAACCACCCGCAACGGACATCATGCACGTCCTGAACCTGACGCCCATGATGGATATTCTTACCGTTCTGGTCGTCTTCCTGCTCGTCACGGCCGTCTTTATGAGCATCACGGTCATGGAATTGAGCATCCCGACGAGCGCCGACAGGCCTGCTGCAGGAAAGCCGAATATCGCCATCGAAGTGATCATCCGCAAAACCGGGCTGCAGATCTCCAACGGAACGACGGTGCAGGCGACGATCCCGAAAAAAGGCGATGTATACGATATCGAGGTGCTGTCCAAAATGCTCGTTCGCCTGAAGGAACAGTATCCCGAGAAGCAGGACGCGACGGTTCTGACGGAGCCGACGATCGAATACGACTACCTGATCCAGGTCATGGATGCGGTCCGCGTTGCCGAGGTGCGGTCGGAGGGAAACAAAGAGG
- a CDS encoding tetratricopeptide repeat protein, producing the protein MVLALFSGCAVKNTGPTVDRLKDGRQGFVIQEQPVVDAELRGEFERAVALMNDGNNAAAIELLTKVIERSPGSTAPHINIAEAYVLTGKPELAEQHLRTALGLVPGHPVASNEYGLLLRKAGRFSEAREVYEKAIAAFPDYLPARRNLGILCDLYLNDAPCALKQFEIYSEGMPADGQVKIWIAELRMRPGVK; encoded by the coding sequence ATGGTGCTCGCGCTTTTTTCCGGGTGCGCCGTTAAAAACACAGGTCCCACCGTGGACCGGCTCAAAGACGGCCGGCAAGGGTTCGTTATCCAGGAACAACCGGTCGTCGATGCCGAATTGCGCGGCGAATTCGAGCGCGCCGTGGCCCTGATGAATGACGGAAACAATGCTGCGGCCATCGAACTTCTGACAAAGGTGATCGAGCGGTCACCAGGCAGCACGGCACCGCATATCAACATTGCAGAAGCGTACGTGCTGACCGGGAAGCCTGAGCTGGCAGAGCAGCACCTCAGAACGGCTTTGGGGCTGGTCCCCGGTCATCCGGTCGCGAGCAATGAATACGGTCTGTTGCTTCGCAAGGCAGGTCGTTTCAGCGAGGCACGGGAGGTCTATGAGAAAGCGATCGCTGCTTTCCCGGACTATCTTCCTGCCCGCAGAAATCTCGGGATCCTCTGCGATCTGTATCTGAATGACGCGCCATGCGCCCTCAAGCAATTCGAGATCTACAGCGAGGGGATGCCCGCGGACGGGCAGGTCAAAATCTGGATTGCCGAGCTGCGCATGCGGCCGGGCGTTAAATGA
- a CDS encoding MotA/TolQ/ExbB proton channel family protein, giving the protein MFPILLVLAAGLAIAYERWVQLNRAREANKKTWDVLYPELVKGEFDKARELANKDKSSMAQMLGMGLARQGAVRRREDIEIAMEESMMEIIPELEKRTPYLALFSNIATLFGLLGTIMGLIQAFAAVATASPAEKAALLAASISEAMNCTAFGLMSAIPLLLLHARLTTTTGQIVNSLDMASVKALNAISNFSKYHLDRS; this is encoded by the coding sequence ATGTTCCCTATTCTACTCGTGCTTGCGGCCGGTCTTGCCATCGCGTACGAACGCTGGGTTCAATTAAACCGTGCCCGGGAGGCAAATAAAAAAACCTGGGACGTGCTGTATCCGGAGCTGGTCAAGGGAGAGTTCGATAAAGCCCGGGAACTGGCCAACAAGGACAAATCCAGCATGGCCCAGATGCTGGGGATGGGATTGGCGCGCCAGGGTGCGGTCAGGCGGCGGGAAGATATCGAAATCGCCATGGAAGAGAGCATGATGGAGATCATTCCCGAACTGGAAAAACGCACTCCCTACCTTGCATTGTTCTCGAACATCGCCACCCTCTTCGGACTGCTCGGCACCATCATGGGCCTCATCCAGGCCTTCGCCGCGGTTGCCACGGCGAGCCCCGCCGAGAAGGCCGCCCTGCTCGCGGCCAGCATTTCGGAGGCCATGAACTGCACTGCCTTCGGCCTGATGTCCGCGATCCCGCTGCTCCTGCTCCATGCCCGCCTGACAACGACCACGGGCCAGATCGTGAACAGCCTGGACATGGCATCGGTAAAGGCGCTCAATGCCATCTCCAATTTCAGCAAGTACCACCTTGACAGGAGCTGA
- a CDS encoding tetratricopeptide repeat protein, giving the protein MLVLPLLLSACQTTRKDTIAQLRNRQIEIKEEKIEDGREKAVESYRRFLDQTPDSALKPEAIRRLADLKVETEYGLLSGDTGTEKRAAQARVPADTPAGAGYGPAEGADDLERVGAREAIELYKKLLNDYPTYEHNDQVLYQMSRAYEEQGRVEEAMQVMDRLVREYPRSPYIDEVQFRRAEYFFTRRRYPDAEEAYDSIVARGASSSYFQLALYKSGWALYKQERYDKALEQFVALLDNKVSTGYDFGQTGDEAERKRIDDTFRVISLSFSSLGGSGSVVEYFTRQGKRSYEDAVYSNLAEFYFNKRRYSDAAAAYDTFVSRNPFHKASPQFQARVIEIHLAGRFPSLAIDAKKQFAEKFGLKSEYWQHFEPSARPEVLVWLKTNLADLARHYHALFQSPKQIKEKKTNFEEAVHWYREFIASFPQDPDAPALNYALADLLLENRSFDLAAVEYEKTAYEYARHEKSSQAGYAAIYAWRKDFTGAAPEAKDQVAKEVVRSSITFADTYPEHEKAAIVLGAAADDLYDMQYYEPAANVARRLVDRFPNADADLLRQAWLVIGLSTYELRRYSEAETAYGNLLELLPAGDKNRDARIDNLAAAIYKQGEQANARGDHQAAAEHFLRVGRLAPTSRIRANAEYDAAAALIQIRDWKTAASVLTGFRGMFPGHALQPEVTRKIAYVYQEDGQLSLAADEYERIERESKDDDVRREALLTEAELLEKAGDQARTMAVYRRYVNQFPDPVEPNVETRDKIAEVLKKKDRDGYLAELRQIVAIDASAGSGRTPRTRALAAKAALVLAGSTFDRFAEVKLIEPVEINLSKKKELMKAATQQFSQLLDYEAGDATAAAAFYLAETYADFSRDLKDSERPAGLNALEREEYDLAIEEQAYPFEEKAIATHMSNLELISRGVYNEWVDRSLEKLARLVPARYDKPEEKSPVITSLDRYAYVIEHPEQFAPQTPRKAAQAGEAKRDAQPAAAQESAKAEKPAPGEDSKDNKGTP; this is encoded by the coding sequence GTGCTCGTGCTGCCGCTGCTTCTGAGCGCCTGTCAAACGACCCGCAAGGATACCATCGCCCAGTTGCGGAACAGGCAGATCGAGATCAAGGAAGAGAAGATCGAGGACGGACGCGAGAAAGCGGTGGAGAGTTACCGGCGCTTTCTGGATCAGACGCCGGATTCGGCTCTGAAGCCGGAAGCGATCCGTCGCCTGGCGGACCTGAAAGTCGAAACGGAATATGGCCTTCTTTCCGGCGATACGGGAACTGAGAAAAGGGCGGCCCAGGCACGCGTTCCCGCCGACACTCCTGCCGGGGCCGGGTACGGACCTGCCGAAGGAGCTGATGACCTGGAGCGTGTCGGCGCCCGTGAAGCCATCGAACTCTACAAGAAGCTGCTGAACGATTATCCAACATACGAACACAACGACCAGGTGCTGTATCAGATGTCCCGCGCTTACGAGGAGCAGGGCCGTGTCGAGGAGGCCATGCAGGTCATGGACCGGCTGGTGCGCGAATATCCGCGCTCCCCGTACATTGATGAAGTGCAGTTCCGGCGCGCTGAATATTTCTTCACCCGCAGGCGTTACCCGGACGCGGAAGAGGCCTACGACAGCATTGTGGCCAGGGGCGCCTCTTCATCCTATTTTCAGCTCGCCCTGTACAAGTCGGGCTGGGCCCTATACAAGCAGGAACGGTATGACAAGGCCTTGGAGCAATTCGTTGCCCTGCTGGATAACAAGGTGTCAACGGGGTACGACTTTGGTCAAACCGGTGATGAGGCGGAACGAAAGCGCATCGATGATACCTTCCGGGTCATCAGTCTGAGTTTCTCCAGCCTCGGGGGCTCCGGCTCCGTGGTTGAGTACTTCACCCGGCAGGGGAAGCGCAGTTACGAGGACGCCGTCTACAGCAACCTGGCGGAATTTTACTTCAACAAAAGACGCTATAGCGATGCTGCCGCAGCCTACGACACCTTTGTCAGCCGCAATCCCTTCCACAAGGCATCGCCGCAATTCCAGGCGCGGGTGATCGAGATCCATCTTGCCGGGAGGTTTCCCAGCCTGGCCATTGATGCGAAAAAGCAATTTGCCGAAAAGTTCGGATTAAAATCCGAATACTGGCAGCACTTCGAACCCAGCGCCCGTCCGGAAGTTCTGGTCTGGCTCAAAACGAACCTCGCGGATCTGGCCAGGCATTATCACGCGCTTTTCCAGAGCCCGAAGCAGATCAAGGAAAAAAAGACAAACTTCGAAGAAGCGGTGCACTGGTATCGGGAATTTATCGCTTCCTTTCCCCAGGACCCGGATGCGCCGGCCCTGAATTATGCGCTGGCGGATCTGCTCCTGGAGAACCGCTCCTTTGATCTTGCGGCGGTGGAATACGAGAAAACCGCCTACGAATACGCCCGCCACGAAAAGTCCTCGCAGGCCGGCTACGCGGCAATTTACGCCTGGCGGAAAGACTTCACCGGCGCCGCACCCGAGGCAAAGGATCAGGTGGCGAAGGAGGTCGTGCGCAGCTCGATCACGTTTGCCGACACCTATCCCGAGCATGAGAAGGCAGCAATCGTTCTGGGGGCGGCTGCGGACGACCTGTACGACATGCAATATTATGAACCGGCCGCGAACGTAGCACGCAGGCTCGTCGACAGATTCCCCAATGCCGATGCGGACCTCCTGCGCCAGGCCTGGCTGGTGATCGGCCTTTCCACCTACGAGCTGCGCCGCTACAGCGAAGCTGAAACCGCTTACGGGAACCTGCTGGAGCTGCTCCCTGCCGGAGACAAAAACCGCGATGCCCGGATCGATAACCTTGCGGCAGCCATTTACAAGCAGGGAGAACAGGCGAATGCCCGGGGAGACCATCAGGCGGCGGCCGAGCATTTCCTGCGCGTCGGGCGTCTGGCCCCGACGTCCAGGATCCGGGCGAACGCGGAGTACGATGCGGCTGCCGCGCTGATCCAGATCAGGGATTGGAAGACGGCTGCGAGTGTGCTGACGGGCTTCCGCGGCATGTTTCCCGGACATGCGCTGCAGCCCGAGGTGACCAGGAAGATCGCCTATGTGTACCAAGAGGATGGGCAGCTCTCCCTGGCTGCCGATGAATATGAACGCATAGAACGGGAATCCAAGGATGATGACGTAAGGCGTGAGGCTTTGCTGACCGAAGCAGAACTGCTTGAGAAAGCCGGGGACCAGGCGCGCACGATGGCCGTGTACCGGCGCTATGTGAATCAGTTCCCCGATCCGGTCGAACCCAACGTGGAAACACGCGATAAAATCGCTGAAGTTCTGAAGAAGAAAGACCGGGACGGCTACCTGGCCGAACTCAGGCAGATCGTGGCCATTGACGCGAGCGCGGGCAGCGGGCGCACGCCGAGGACCCGCGCCCTTGCCGCGAAAGCCGCATTGGTACTGGCCGGGTCGACCTTCGACCGGTTTGCCGAAGTCAAACTGATCGAACCGGTCGAGATCAACCTGAGCAAAAAAAAGGAGTTGATGAAGGCTGCGACCCAGCAGTTCAGCCAACTGCTCGATTATGAGGCCGGCGACGCCACCGCAGCGGCGGCCTTTTATCTGGCCGAGACCTATGCCGACTTCAGCAGGGACCTGAAAGATTCCGAACGGCCCGCGGGCCTGAACGCTTTGGAACGGGAAGAGTACGACCTGGCCATCGAGGAGCAGGCGTATCCCTTCGAAGAAAAGGCTATTGCAACGCATATGAGCAATCTCGAATTGATCTCCCGGGGTGTTTACAACGAGTGGGTCGACAGGAGTTTGGAGAAACTTGCCAGGCTCGTTCCCGCCCGTTACGATAAGCCGGAAGAGAAGAGTCCCGTTATCACTTCGTTGGACAGATACGCGTACGTGATCGAACATCCGGAGCAGTTCGCACCACAGACGCCCAGAAAGGCGGCGCAGGCCGGAGAAGCGAAGCGGGATGCGCAACCGGCTGCGGCTCAAGAATCCGCAAAGGCGGAAAAGCCTGCTCCGGGAGAAGACAGCAAGGACAACAAGGGTACCCCCTGA